Proteins found in one Glycine soja mitochondrion, complete genome genomic segment:
- the orf189 gene encoding hypothetical protein, with protein sequence MDDQTAPLIRLVPSKTCLSYDLKSATDWWPLVFLFERLALLFDRSFASSVVNTTLGTNVFEVPFVKRALSQVSFVTGQPLGYYGYWPLFAFTHHVLVWWAAEQVRPGILFDRYAILGDDVLITDPLVAEQYRLGLQRLGVKISTHKSLISSTGAVEFAKQFLVKDMRVNLSPVSMKALCGFHHPHGYYF encoded by the coding sequence ATGGATGATCAAACAGCACCTCTCATTCGTTTAGTTCCTAGTAAAACATGTTTAAGCTATGACCTCAAGAGTGCTACCGATTGGTGGCCTCTTGTGTTTCTGTTTGAAAGGCTTGCGCTATTGTTTGACAGGTCATTTGCTTCAAGTGTTGTGAATACAACATTAGGGACGAATGTATTTGAGGTACCCTTCGTTAAGAGGGCTCTGTCTCAAGTGTCCTTTGTGACCGGTCAACCGTTAGGCTATTATGGTTATTGGCCTTTGTTCGCGTTCACCCATCATGTTTTGGTGTGGTGGGCTGCGGAACAGGTTAGACCTGGGATCCTGTTCGACAGGTATGCTATATTAGGTGATGATGTTCTCATCACCGATCCACTTGTGGCGGAACAGTACCGGCTAGGCTTACAACGGCTTGGTGTTAAGATATCCACACACAAGTCTTTGATATCCTCAACTGGTGCTGTAGAGTTTGCCAAACAATTTCTGGTCAAGGATATGAGGGTTAACCTCTCTCCTGTGTCCATGAAAGCTTTATGTGGCTTCCACCACCCCCACGGATACTACTTCTAA
- the nad2 gene encoding NADH dehydrogenase subunit 2, with protein sequence MFNLFLAVSPEIFIINATSILLIHGVVFSTSKKYDYPPLVSNVGWLGLLSVTIAHLFRNNLFRRDNFTYFCQILLLLSTAGTISMCFDSSEQERFDAFEFIVLIPLPTRSMLFMISAHDSIAMYLAIEPQSLCFYVMAASKRKSEFSTEAGSKYLILGAFSSGILLFGYDRTTTDI encoded by the exons ATGTTCAATCTTTTTTTAGCTGTTTCCCCAGAGATCTTTATCATTAATGCAACCTCCATTTTGCTCATTCATGGAGTTGTATTTAGTACCTCTAAGAAATATGATTATCCACCGTTAGTCAGTAATGTGGGTTGGCTTGGATTACTTAGTGTT ACTATTGCCCATTTATTCCGGAATAATCTTTTTAGGAGGGACAATTTTACATATTTCTGCCAAATCCTTCTATTATTAAGTACGGCTGGTACCATTTCGATGTGTTTCGATTCTTCCGAACAAGAGAGGTTTGATGCTTTTGAATTCATTGTATTAATTCCACTTCCTACTCGCAGTATGCTCTTTATGATCTCGGCTCATGATTCAATTGCCATGTATTTAGCTATTGAGCCTCAAAGTTTATGTTTTTATGTGATGGCAGCATCAAAAAGAAAGTCTGAATTTTCCACGGAAGCCGGCTCGAAATATTTGATCTTAGGTGCATTTTCCTCTGGAATCTTACTGTTTGGGTACGACCGGACAACTACCGATATCTAA
- the nad6 gene encoding NADH dehydrogenase subunit 6, with the protein MILSVLSSPALVSGLMVARAKNPVHSVLFPIPVFRDTSGLLLLLGLDFSAMIFPVVHIGAIAVSFLFVVMMFHIQIAEIHEEVLRYLPVSGIIGLILWWEMFFILDNETIPLLPTQRNTTSLRYTVYAGKVRSWTNLETLGNLLYTYYFVWFLVPSLILLVAMIGAIVLTMHRTTEVKRQDVFRLNAIDFRRTIMRRTTDHSRSTKRKVARRYWFKSNS; encoded by the coding sequence ATGATACTTTCTGTTTTGTCGAGCCCTGCTTTGGTCTCTGGTTTGATGGTTGCACGTGCTAAAAATCCGGTACATTCCGTTTTGTTTCCCATCCCAGTCTTTCGCGACACTTCAGGTTTACTTCTTTTGTTAGGTCTCGACTTCTCCGCTATGATCTTCCCAGTAGTTCATATAGGAGCTATAGCCGTATCATTCCTATTCGTTGTTATGATGTTCCATATTCAAATAGCGGAGATTCACGAAGAAGTATTGCGCTATTTACCAGTGAGTGGTATTATTGGACTGATCCTTTGGTGGGAAATGTTCTTCATTTTAGATAATGAAACCATTCCATTACTACCAACCCAAAGAAATACTACCTCTCTTAGATATACGGTTTATGCCGGAAAGGTACGAAGTTGGACTAATTTGGAAACATTGGGCAATTTACTTTATACCTACTATTTCGTCTGGTTTTTGGTTCCTAGTCTAATTTTATTAGTTGCCATGATTGGGGCTATAGTACTTACTATGCATAGGACTACTGAGGTAAAAAGACAGGATGTTTTCCGACTAAATGCTATTGATTTTAGGAGGACTATAATGAGGAGGACGACAGACCACTCACGATCGACTAAAAGGAAAGTCGCCCGGAGATATTGGTTCAAATCCAATTCGTGA
- the ccmB gene encoding cytochrome c biogenesis B encodes MRRLFLELYNKKIFPSTPITSFSPFLSYIVVTPLILGFEKDFSCHSHLGPIRIPSLFSFPPAPFPRNEKEDGTLELYYLSAYCLPKILLLQLVGHRVIQISCVFCGFPMLQLPYQFGRSGMDRLNIPLGSLVFTLLCGIHSRLALGITSSSGWNSSQNPTTSPTSLPPTVSRTSIETEWFHVLSSIGYSSPFVSLFPIAVSMSLQD; translated from the coding sequence ATGAGACGACTCTTTCTTGAACTATATAATAAAAAGATCTTCCCCTCCACACCAATCACGAGTTTTTCTCCATTCCTCTCGTATATCGTCGTAACGCCCTTAATACTAGGTTTTGAAAAAGACTTTTCATGTCATTCCCATTTAGGTCCGATTCGGATCCCTTCGTTGTTTTCTTTTCCTCCCGCGCCTTTTCCTCGAAATGAGAAAGAAGATGGTACACTCGAATTGTATTATTTAAGTGCTTATTGCTTGCCAAAGATCCTACTTCTACAATTGGTAGGTCACCGGGTTATTCAAATAAGTTGTGTTTTCTGTGGTTTTCCCATGTTACAACTTCCGTACCAATTCGGTCGATCCGGAATGGATCGGTTAAACATTCCATTAGGGAGCCTGGTCTTTACTCTTCTGTGTGGTATTCATTCTCGTTTGGCTCTTGGAATCACATCCAGCAGTGGTTGGAACAGCTCGCAAAATCCAACGACTTCACCTACTTCATTGCCCCCAACCGTTTCTCGTACCTCTATTGAAACAGAATGGTTTCATGTTCTTTCATCGATTGGTTATTCCTCTCCGTTCGTATCTCTTTTTCCAATTGCGGTCTCAATGAGTTTACAAGATTGA
- the nad1 gene encoding NADH dehydrogenase subunit 1, translated as MAFVQRRKGPDVVGSFGLLQPLADGLKLILKEPISPSSANFSLFRMAPVATFMLSLVARAVVPFDYGMVLSDSNIGLLYLFAISSLGVYGIITAGWSSN; from the coding sequence ATGGCTTTTGTGCAACGTCGAAAAGGTCCTGATGTAGTGGGATCGTTCGGATTGTTACAACCTCTAGCAGATGGTTTGAAATTGATTCTAAAAGAACCTATTTCACCAAGTAGTGCTAATTTCTCCCTTTTTAGAATGGCTCCAGTGGCTACATTTATGTTAAGTCTGGTCGCTCGGGCCGTTGTACCTTTTGATTATGGTATGGTATTGTCAGATTCGAACATAGGGCTACTTTATTTGTTTGCCATATCTTCGTTAGGTGTTTATGGAATTATTACAGCAGGTTGGTCTAGTAATTAG
- the ftsH gene encoding cell division protein FTSH encodes MCRLLVSILLLLFCPRLRVLVMINLYHRLYTEDPCFTSGNSVYVVSFRE; translated from the coding sequence ATGTGCCGACTATTAGTAAGCATCTTGTTGCTTCTTTTTTGCCCGCGCTTAAGAGTGCTTGTAATGATTAACCTCTATCATCGACTATATACTGAAGATCCTTGTTTCACTTCAGGAAATTCAGTATATGTTGTAAGCTTTAGAGAATAG